Part of the Sulfuricurvum kujiense DSM 16994 genome, ACCCTGCTATAACTGTTTATTTACGCCTTTTTAAACAGTATGACGCTAGAATGTCATCAGAATAATGCAGTATAGGGATTGTACAAAATGATTAGAGCAGGTGTATTTGGCGCTGGCGGGCGTGTTGGAAAACTGTTGATCGAAGATTTGCATAATGAAAATGAAATCTCATTGGGTGCAGTTTATGTCCGTAATGAACTCAATTTTTCCATCGACCCTTCGGTGTTAGTAACCAATGATATGGCGACATTGCTGAAAGGGAGTGATGTTATTATCGATTTTTCATTGCCCGAAGCGACACAGCTTTTACTGGAACAGGCAATTGAGCACCCTACGCCGCTGGTGATAGGCACAACTGGGATGGATGTACACCAAATGAATTTGCTGAAATCTGCAAGCGAGTCAATGCCGATTTTATATGCTACGAACATGTCGTTGGGGGTCGCTCTTCTGAATAAATTGGTTCATATGGCGGCCAAAACGCTTGAGGGTTTTGATATCGAGATTGTAGAGCAGCATCATCGCCATAAAAAAGATGCTCCGAGTGGAACGGCACTTACCCTTGCCCATTCAGCGGCAGCAGGACGGAATCTCGATCTTGATGCCGTTCGTGTCAGCGGACGTAACGGGAATATCGGTGAGCGAACCAAAGACGAGATTGCGGTCATGGCATTGCGCGGGGGAGATATCGTCGGTCGTCATACGGTCGGCTTTTACAATGACGGAGAGTTTGTAGAGTTGCACCATACGGCAACGAGTCGAAATACTTTCTCAAAAGGTGCTATTCGTGCCGCAAAATGGCTGGTCGGAAAACCCAACGGCCTTTACAGTATCCAAGACTGTTTAGAACTAGCATAAGGAAACAAAAGTGCGTAGCTTAAATGAAAAATGTGCAGTAGTCGGAATTTTCGACCATCCGGAAGCCTCAAAATTGGCTTATTTTTCCCTCCATGCCCTTCAGCACCGTGGGCAGGAAGCAGCCGGAATCAGTACCGGAGACGGTGAAAAACTTTATACGATTAAAGACCGCGGGTTGGTAACGCAGGTATTTGATACTCAAAAACTCAATACCCTCAAAGGGCATATGGCAATCGGGCATACTCGTTATTCTACAGCGGGTGATGATTCGATCCTCGATGCACAGCCGGTATTTGCCCGCTACGATTTGGGTGAAATGTCGATTGTTCACAACGGAAATCTCACCAATGCCAAAGAAGTTAGGGATGCGTTGATCAAAAAAGGGGCGATTTTTCAAACCTATATGGATACGGAAAATCTGATCCATTTGATTGCTAAAAGTGACCAGCACCATTTGACCGATCGAATCATTGATGCGGTCAAAAAGATCGAGGGTGCGTATTCGCTTGTGTTCTTGAGCCGTACGAAAATGTTTGCAATGCGCGATCCGCACGGATTCCGTCCGCTCAGTCTCGGACGTGTCGGGGACGGATATGTGGTTGCTTCTGAAACGTGTGCGTTTGATTTGATCGGTGCGGAATACATTCGCGACGTTGAACCGGGCGAACTGTTGATTTTTGAAAAAGGGAAAGCTCCTAAATCTATCAAAGTATTTGAGCCTACTCCTAAACATTGTATTTTTGAATACGTCTATTTCGCCCGCCCGGATTCAAACGTATATAACCAAAATGTTTATGAAATGCGTAAAGCGATGGGGAAAGCATTGGCGCAAGAGCAACCGATCGAAGCCGATATGGTAGTCCCGGTACCTGATGGCGGAGTCCCGGCAGCCATCGGTTACTCGCAACAAAGCGGAATTCCGTTTGAGATGGCAATCATGCGTAACCATTATATCGGGCGCACGTTTATCGAACCTACACAAGAGATGCGGGATTTGAAAGTTAAAATGAAACTTTCTCCGATCAATGATCTTATTCGCGGTAAGCGGTTGATTGTTATTGATGACTCTATCGTACGCGGAACGACCAGCCGTCAAATCGTCCGTATGCTTAAAGCGGCCGGGGCGAGTGAAGTGCATATGCGTATTTCCAGCCCGCCGACGACTGATCCGTGCTACTATGGCGTCGATACCCCCGATAAAGAGAAACTGATTGCGGCCAATATGACCAACGAAGAGATATGCGCGTTCATTGAGGCCGATTCGTTAGGCTATCTGAGCAATGAAGCACTTTTGGCGAGTGTTAACGGCAAGGAAGAGAACTACTGTACAGCTTGTTTCACCGGCAAGTACATTATTTAATGCTATACATTAAAACGAACTCGTCCGTTTTAATGGCAGGGACATTTGTCCCTTGCATCCCCCTAAAGCTAGAAAAAACAGAGTTTTTTGAGAAGTGTAAGGCAATGAATTTTTAATGCGTACTCAAATTTTTACATTCGGGCAATATCTGCATCGCCGTTTCGGGGCAAAAGTTTCAAAGGTCCCCGTATCAATTTCGGGATTCACCTGCCCTAATATAGACGGCAGTGTTGCCAAAGGTGGATGTACTTTTTGTGAAAATGATTCTTTTAGCCCAAGCTTGGATCGAGCACGCGAACTAAAGGGATTTTATCTCAATCTTCAATCAACCTCCAACCCTCATTTAGAAAAACAGCTACAGCAGCTTGAATGGCAATTTCAAGCCCTTTCATCTCGTTTGAGTGATGAAAATAATGCCCAGAAGTTTTTAGTCTATTTTCAGAGTTTTACCAACACTTACGCTCCTCTGGAAACACTCAAAGCCCTTTATGAAAAAGCGCTGACATTCGATAATGTAGTCGGACTTAGTATCGGAACCCGTTCGGACAGTATCAGTGATGAGACATTTGAATATTTGGCTGACCTTTCGCAAAAGACGGAAATATGGATTGAGTTCGGGATCCAGTCCATTTATGATACTACGTTGGAACGTATCAATCGGGGACATGACAGCGCCAATGTAAAAGAGGCGATACGAAAAGCAAAATCGTATGGACTGAATGTTTGCGGACATCTGATTTTCGGTCTTCCGGGCGAAACGAAAGAGATGATGCTGGAAACCGCGAAAGAGGCGTATGCGCTCGGTATCGATTCGGTTAAATATCATCCTTTGTATGTCGTAAAACGGACGGCTTTGGCAAATGAGTATGCACGGGGCGAGTTTGAACCGATAGACGAAGAGCTTTATTTAGAAGTTCTAAGAGAAGCGATCGTATTAAAACCGTCCCATGTCAGTGTCCAGCGCATCAGCGCCGGTATCGGTGATGAGAGCTTGATTGCTCCGCAATGGTGCAAAGATAAAAATAGGCAACTCCGCTCCATCAATAAAGCGCTAGAATCGGTTGGCCTAAAATACTAGCATATGCTTAATAGGCTGCTTTTGCCGTGACATCAAACGTAGCGTGTTTAAAGTATGACGGGTATTTCATAATAATCGTAAAGGGCTTTGCCTTTCCAGGATTTAAATAATCAGCGACAAGTTCCTCTTTTTCGACTGTCTGGCGTTTAAAATTAGGATTGTCTCCCTCATATATTTGGGCAAAAACGGATGGCTGTGTAAATAAAGATTGCTTCCCGCCGACTCCGCCATGAGAGTTGATCAGTTTGACGGTAGCGATGACATTGGCTACCGGATAGTTTCCGACATTGCGTACGATCCCTTTGAGAACAATCTGTTCAGATTGATAAAAGCGCTCCTGATCCAGTTGAGAGACTTCCACGATATAGACATTTTCATTAATAGATCTCCAGGTAAAAAATCCAATCAGCATAAGAGTAAGAGATATTGTAGTAAAAACTGAAAATTTGGAGTTTGTACGAAGGGAGACAAGAAATCCAATCAGTAATAGAAGTATTAAAACGGCAATTAAAAGATAATGCCAAATAGTTAACGGGCTCATCGACATTCCGCCTTTATAGTGATATTGTAGTCTTTAGTATATCGGAACGGTTCAACAAAAAGTTTAAACGGTTTTGATTCGCCCGGAGGGATAGGCTTGATAAACTTTTGTGAGGATTTTTTAAAAGGAACGTAGGGATAAACACGATCCAAATATTTATTGTGAGTCACTTTATAGACGCCTGTAGTAATGGTGCACTCCTTAAAAGAGCGTTTTGATGTGTTGTTGATATCGCCTTTAATCAAAAGGGCTTCCGTATATTGAAGCGCTTTCACTTCATGAAGAATGATTTTATTTTTAAAAAGGTATTTATGCAGTTGAATATACCCTGCAACAGATCCTGCGGTTAGCGTTCCGAACGCTAAGACAACAAAAAGAACCGCTAAAGCCATTTTGTGGCGAAGGGCGATGGCCAATACCAAAAATAAAAGAAATAAAATAAAAATTCCTCCGAAAAGGAGGTAATCGTAGATGATGAGGTGGTGTATAAAATCGATTATTTTTGTTTTCATTGTTCCCGCGAGTTTTTCTCCGCAATCCCACTCATCCCAAATCGTCGGGCAAGCTCTTGTTTGATACGATCGGGAGATATATTTTTATGTCCGAGTGCTACTAAGACGTGATACACTAAATCGGCACATTCATAAATAATTTCATCTTCGTTGCCGTCTTTGATCGCAAAACTAAACTCTCCTGCCTCTTCGACTACTTTTTTAAGGATGGTGTTGTCCCCTTTGCTGAGCAGTTTAGCTGTCCAAGAGGTAGAGGGGTCAGCATTTTTACGTGACAAGATGGTGTGATAAAGTTCATCAATGATACCGTAAGTCGCCGCTGTATCGATTAGGGGCCGGCTAATCGCCTCACCGCTTTCGATATTGGTAAAGAAACACGATTTGCGTCCGGTATGGCAGGCCACCCCTTCTTGGCGGACAATCAGCAAGAGGGTGTCGTTATCGCAATCGAGCAAGAATTGTTCGATATGCTGAAGATGTCCGCTGGACTCCCCTTTTTTCCAAAGCCGTTTTTTGGAGCGGGAATAATAGTGAGCGATCCGCGTCGATAAAGAGAGCTCCAATGCTTCGCGGTTCATATAGGCCATCATCAAGACTTCCAGTGTCGTGGAGTCTTGAACGATTACGGGAAGAAGTTCCGATTTTTGCCAATCGATAAGGTCGAGATTCATGGGGTTGCCTTTTAAGGGTTTCTTTGGTGTTCACGAATGGATACCAAAGAAACTCTCCGAAAGGAGAGTGTTATTTCGTGGAAGAAATCTTTTGTCCATCGCCTGTTTTGGTATCGAGCCAAATATTTGGGGTAG contains:
- the hisIE gene encoding bifunctional phosphoribosyl-AMP cyclohydrolase/phosphoribosyl-ATP diphosphatase HisIE, producing the protein MNLDLIDWQKSELLPVIVQDSTTLEVLMMAYMNREALELSLSTRIAHYYSRSKKRLWKKGESSGHLQHIEQFLLDCDNDTLLLIVRQEGVACHTGRKSCFFTNIESGEAISRPLIDTAATYGIIDELYHTILSRKNADPSTSWTAKLLSKGDNTILKKVVEEAGEFSFAIKDGNEDEIIYECADLVYHVLVALGHKNISPDRIKQELARRFGMSGIAEKNSREQ
- a CDS encoding DUF2393 family protein, with product MSMSPLTIWHYLLIAVLILLLLIGFLVSLRTNSKFSVFTTISLTLMLIGFFTWRSINENVYIVEVSQLDQERFYQSEQIVLKGIVRNVGNYPVANVIATVKLINSHGGVGGKQSLFTQPSVFAQIYEGDNPNFKRQTVEKEELVADYLNPGKAKPFTIIMKYPSYFKHATFDVTAKAAY
- the purF gene encoding amidophosphoribosyltransferase translates to MRSLNEKCAVVGIFDHPEASKLAYFSLHALQHRGQEAAGISTGDGEKLYTIKDRGLVTQVFDTQKLNTLKGHMAIGHTRYSTAGDDSILDAQPVFARYDLGEMSIVHNGNLTNAKEVRDALIKKGAIFQTYMDTENLIHLIAKSDQHHLTDRIIDAVKKIEGAYSLVFLSRTKMFAMRDPHGFRPLSLGRVGDGYVVASETCAFDLIGAEYIRDVEPGELLIFEKGKAPKSIKVFEPTPKHCIFEYVYFARPDSNVYNQNVYEMRKAMGKALAQEQPIEADMVVPVPDGGVPAAIGYSQQSGIPFEMAIMRNHYIGRTFIEPTQEMRDLKVKMKLSPINDLIRGKRLIVIDDSIVRGTTSRQIVRMLKAAGASEVHMRISSPPTTDPCYYGVDTPDKEKLIAANMTNEEICAFIEADSLGYLSNEALLASVNGKEENYCTACFTGKYII
- a CDS encoding DUF2393 domain-containing protein; the encoded protein is MKTKIIDFIHHLIIYDYLLFGGIFILFLLFLVLAIALRHKMALAVLFVVLAFGTLTAGSVAGYIQLHKYLFKNKIILHEVKALQYTEALLIKGDINNTSKRSFKECTITTGVYKVTHNKYLDRVYPYVPFKKSSQKFIKPIPPGESKPFKLFVEPFRYTKDYNITIKAECR
- the dapB gene encoding 4-hydroxy-tetrahydrodipicolinate reductase, which encodes MIRAGVFGAGGRVGKLLIEDLHNENEISLGAVYVRNELNFSIDPSVLVTNDMATLLKGSDVIIDFSLPEATQLLLEQAIEHPTPLVIGTTGMDVHQMNLLKSASESMPILYATNMSLGVALLNKLVHMAAKTLEGFDIEIVEQHHRHKKDAPSGTALTLAHSAAAGRNLDLDAVRVSGRNGNIGERTKDEIAVMALRGGDIVGRHTVGFYNDGEFVELHHTATSRNTFSKGAIRAAKWLVGKPNGLYSIQDCLELA
- a CDS encoding TIGR01212 family radical SAM protein (This family includes YhcC from E. coli K-12, an uncharacterized radical SAM protein.), which produces MRTQIFTFGQYLHRRFGAKVSKVPVSISGFTCPNIDGSVAKGGCTFCENDSFSPSLDRARELKGFYLNLQSTSNPHLEKQLQQLEWQFQALSSRLSDENNAQKFLVYFQSFTNTYAPLETLKALYEKALTFDNVVGLSIGTRSDSISDETFEYLADLSQKTEIWIEFGIQSIYDTTLERINRGHDSANVKEAIRKAKSYGLNVCGHLIFGLPGETKEMMLETAKEAYALGIDSVKYHPLYVVKRTALANEYARGEFEPIDEELYLEVLREAIVLKPSHVSVQRISAGIGDESLIAPQWCKDKNRQLRSINKALESVGLKY